In Halobacillus amylolyticus, the following proteins share a genomic window:
- a CDS encoding NAD(P)/FAD-dependent oxidoreductase produces MSELYDVTIIGGGTTGLYTAFYSGMREMKTKVIEYQPDLGGKVSFFYPEKKIYDVGGFLGVLGDDLVADVKEQALSVQPTFVMGQKVGAIDKQEDGTFVLTSLTGEKHFSKTVVVASGLGTYDMRPLDVEGSHLYEGKHIHYTIQNLMQYTGQKAVVISENRVGVDWALALEDVASAVHLVNRGSEFKAVYENDVEKLKQSGVHVHMEAQVEQLEGTGVELAGVVLTNGEYIQTDHLLVYEGLQIDKSLYDQWGLATEKGRIPVGTDMATSIEGVFVAGDAAIFPSKTMLIASGFNEAMAAVNSAKSFIDPKAKSQVYSTVIYKHLE; encoded by the coding sequence ATGAGTGAACTCTATGATGTGACTATTATCGGTGGGGGAACAACAGGATTATATACGGCTTTTTACAGTGGGATGCGTGAGATGAAAACGAAGGTGATTGAATATCAGCCAGACCTTGGCGGAAAGGTGTCCTTTTTCTATCCGGAGAAAAAAATTTACGATGTCGGCGGATTCCTTGGAGTGCTTGGAGATGATCTCGTAGCTGACGTTAAAGAACAAGCCTTAAGCGTCCAGCCTACGTTCGTGATGGGACAGAAAGTTGGAGCCATCGATAAGCAAGAAGACGGAACATTTGTGTTGACATCGTTGACTGGTGAAAAGCATTTTTCCAAAACGGTGGTTGTTGCTTCAGGTTTAGGAACTTATGATATGCGCCCTCTGGATGTAGAAGGAAGCCATCTTTATGAAGGGAAACACATTCATTATACGATCCAAAATCTTATGCAATATACAGGACAGAAAGCCGTTGTGATTTCGGAGAACAGGGTTGGTGTCGATTGGGCACTTGCGTTAGAAGACGTGGCCTCAGCAGTCCATCTCGTCAATCGAGGCTCAGAGTTTAAGGCCGTTTATGAAAACGATGTGGAAAAACTTAAGCAATCCGGTGTCCATGTTCATATGGAAGCACAAGTGGAACAGCTTGAAGGTACAGGAGTGGAACTAGCAGGTGTCGTTCTCACCAATGGTGAATACATTCAGACTGACCATCTGCTTGTTTATGAAGGATTGCAGATTGACAAGAGTTTGTATGACCAATGGGGGCTTGCGACAGAAAAGGGGCGTATTCCTGTAGGCACCGATATGGCGACATCCATTGAAGGTGTGTTTGTGGCTGGAGATGCGGCGATTTTCCCGAGTAAAACGATGTTGATCGCTTCGGGATTTAATGAGGCAATGGCAGCTGTCAACAGTGCCAAATCATTTATTGATCCAAAGGCGAAATCCCAGGTGTATAGTACAGTTATTTACAAGCACCTTGAGTAA
- a CDS encoding ArsR/SmtB family transcription factor: MKDIQLLTTHEQLKTLSDPFRSQVLLRLMEKPMTGQQLSEVFDLSRARIHYHLKELEKNNLVQIVKREEKNGIIQKFYQSVALGFVADRDLLPHPEEMSESVRQMMINMLERSQKRVLSASEEALHDEIGSQDPSEWKYLSGAFEFKATEDDFKAWLKKYFALMEELSEIQKQNPTQDAKLYYFHSLGIQVDEPLFDRQKPEEEES; encoded by the coding sequence ATGAAAGACATACAACTGCTGACAACCCATGAACAGTTAAAGACCTTAAGTGACCCGTTTCGTTCCCAAGTGCTGCTTCGATTAATGGAAAAGCCAATGACAGGGCAGCAACTATCAGAAGTTTTTGATCTATCAAGGGCGCGTATTCATTATCATCTGAAAGAACTTGAGAAAAATAATCTCGTACAGATTGTTAAAAGGGAGGAAAAGAATGGGATTATACAGAAGTTCTACCAGTCTGTAGCACTCGGGTTTGTAGCGGATCGTGATCTGCTTCCTCATCCAGAGGAAATGAGTGAATCAGTTCGCCAAATGATGATTAATATGCTTGAGCGATCCCAGAAGCGTGTATTGAGTGCATCGGAAGAAGCGTTGCATGATGAGATTGGTTCACAGGACCCCTCGGAGTGGAAGTACTTATCAGGTGCATTTGAATTTAAGGCGACAGAGGATGACTTTAAAGCATGGCTGAAGAAATATTTTGCATTGATGGAGGAATTAAGTGAAATTCAGAAACAGAACCCCACGCAAGATGCGAAGCTGTATTATTTCCATTCGTTGGGGATTCAAGTCGACGAACCATTGTTTGATCGTCAAAAGCCTGAAGAGGAAGAAAGCTGA
- a CDS encoding MFS transporter: MPEKQAVGASGQNERSLFKMLSFVMLWVATLFSSLSLSMFMFTQSWYVVQDLGFEAALGVVLISLSVPRIIFMMVGGVLSDRKDQARIMFWSDLSRAILALMLVFEFVFVHPLPIWMLVVNAVLFGTLGGIFDPARDSILPVVVDSELLTRANSVIQGTMQVALFSGPLLAGIMLGVAGYRGTFVLVSACLFIAALCVYFVRTQKAGIVQAEVSAGFWQHLKDGFSYLWDSALLKALFIISVVVNFFLSGPLFMGLPIFVEGVLKGSAIDYSFVQGALTFGMIIGSILMGVINLRRKRGSYALFLMATQAVFVLILSQSNTLWMAAGAIIFVGLLIPSINIPLVSMIQEYTDKDKIGRIMSLIRTASFGLTPLSYAAASFILSLGVPIQSILFWSAFPLMISVACLFVSFPVLRKAD; the protein is encoded by the coding sequence GTGCCGGAAAAACAAGCAGTCGGTGCATCGGGGCAAAATGAACGTTCATTGTTTAAAATGCTTTCCTTTGTCATGTTATGGGTGGCAACACTATTCTCAAGCTTAAGTCTATCGATGTTTATGTTTACACAGTCATGGTATGTGGTGCAAGACTTAGGTTTTGAAGCGGCATTGGGGGTAGTGTTGATTTCCTTATCGGTTCCGAGAATCATTTTTATGATGGTAGGGGGAGTGCTTTCGGATCGAAAAGATCAGGCACGGATTATGTTTTGGTCTGACTTATCCCGAGCGATTCTCGCGTTGATGCTTGTTTTTGAATTTGTGTTTGTCCATCCGCTTCCGATCTGGATGCTAGTGGTCAATGCCGTTTTATTTGGCACATTAGGAGGAATCTTTGACCCAGCCCGTGATTCAATTTTGCCAGTAGTGGTTGATTCTGAACTGCTGACGCGTGCAAATTCCGTTATTCAAGGAACGATGCAGGTGGCGCTTTTTTCAGGGCCGTTACTTGCGGGGATAATGCTTGGAGTAGCGGGTTATAGGGGGACATTTGTACTGGTCAGTGCTTGTTTATTTATTGCAGCACTTTGTGTCTACTTCGTTAGGACGCAAAAAGCAGGAATAGTCCAGGCGGAGGTTTCTGCAGGGTTTTGGCAACATTTAAAAGATGGGTTCTCGTATTTATGGGATTCTGCTTTGCTTAAGGCGTTGTTCATCATTTCGGTTGTTGTAAACTTCTTTTTGTCAGGTCCATTATTCATGGGATTGCCAATTTTCGTTGAAGGAGTTCTTAAAGGAAGCGCAATTGATTACAGTTTTGTTCAAGGTGCGCTGACATTTGGGATGATAATTGGTTCTATCCTTATGGGAGTCATCAATCTTCGTAGAAAACGTGGTTCGTACGCCCTTTTTTTAATGGCGACTCAAGCCGTATTTGTGTTAATCCTCAGTCAATCAAACACACTTTGGATGGCAGCGGGAGCGATCATTTTTGTAGGTTTGTTGATCCCTTCGATTAACATACCGCTTGTTTCAATGATTCAGGAATACACGGATAAAGATAAAATAGGCCGAATTATGAGCCTGATTCGTACGGCATCTTTCGGACTAACGCCACTTTCCTATGCAGCTGCATCTTTTATCCTTAGTCTAGGAGTTCCCATCCAGTCCATTCTATTTTGGAGTGCTTTCCCACTGATGATCAGTGTGGCGTGCTTGTTCGTATCCTTTCCTGTTTTACGAAAGGCAGATTAA
- the glsA gene encoding glutaminase A — translation MEQLSNEYLNEAIEDCRPYAVNGNVNTSLPNFDDTLRDKLGVSIMTTDQNVYSAGNSTHCVPMQSTAKVIALMLALHDFGKERVFQAVGMEPTDEMFNSIGAIESHDKVKPFNPMVNAGAIAVCSLIKGGNNDNRFDRYLRFLKQITNNNELAMDESVYQAEIANGARNRSLAYFMQSTGALIFDVEAALDLYFRINAVMMSCDDFARVGLLLARDGIDSTGKRLIPPHHLRTVKAIMMTSGMYNSSGEYAVDAGFPCKSGVSGSIIGVVPGRMGIGIVGPAIDKKGNSTAGGALIKKLSKDLKLNMFRTESTY, via the coding sequence ATGGAACAATTATCAAATGAATACCTAAACGAAGCCATTGAAGACTGCAGACCCTATGCGGTTAATGGGAATGTGAACACTTCCCTCCCTAATTTTGATGATACATTAAGAGATAAACTGGGAGTATCCATTATGACAACTGACCAAAATGTCTACTCTGCAGGAAATTCAACTCATTGCGTTCCCATGCAAAGCACTGCAAAAGTTATTGCGCTCATGCTGGCTTTACATGATTTCGGAAAAGAACGCGTCTTTCAGGCAGTAGGCATGGAACCAACAGATGAGATGTTTAATTCCATTGGTGCCATTGAATCCCATGACAAGGTTAAACCATTTAATCCTATGGTTAACGCTGGGGCGATCGCTGTTTGTTCACTGATAAAAGGGGGGAACAATGACAATCGTTTTGATCGTTACTTACGTTTTTTAAAACAAATAACCAATAATAACGAATTGGCTATGGATGAATCCGTTTATCAAGCGGAAATAGCTAACGGCGCTCGCAATCGTTCATTGGCCTACTTCATGCAAAGCACAGGAGCGTTGATCTTCGATGTTGAGGCAGCACTAGACCTGTACTTTAGAATAAACGCAGTGATGATGAGCTGTGACGATTTTGCCAGGGTTGGACTGCTTCTAGCACGCGATGGAATCGATTCGACCGGAAAGAGATTGATCCCTCCCCACCATCTACGTACAGTGAAGGCCATCATGATGACTTCGGGTATGTATAATTCATCGGGAGAATACGCAGTTGATGCCGGATTCCCGTGTAAGAGTGGAGTTTCCGGCAGTATTATCGGGGTGGTCCCAGGTCGTATGGGCATTGGAATTGTTGGACCGGCTATTGATAAAAAAGGAAACAGTACAGCTGGAGGAGCACTTATTAAGAAATTATCTAAGGATCTGAAGTTAAATATGTTCCGTACCGAAAGTACATACTAA
- a CDS encoding FecCD family ABC transporter permease has product MKHFSVQGRSRFWWTMSSLFILILVMLFVSLNTGVVQIAPNDVIRTLVGLGDERQELVLFDFRLPRMVLALLVGAGFGISGAILQGVTKNELADPGILGINTGAGLAVVVYIFFFQSSMASISGLGVYILPLFALIGAFTAAILVYFLAWKKGVNPVRLILVGIGVNAGFSAALIVFQIKMNPQDFTKALVWLSGDIWGSSWSFVLALLPWIVALIIYSLYKSPVINILNLGEQMAVGLGARVERERRFLLLLAVAIAGLCVAAAGGIAFLGLVAPHIARRIVGPKHQQLLPVTALLGALILLVADTIGKNIIAPAEIPVGIVVTIVSTPYFIYLLMKTN; this is encoded by the coding sequence ATGAAACATTTTTCCGTACAAGGCCGGAGCCGTTTTTGGTGGACGATGAGCAGCTTATTCATTCTTATCCTGGTGATGCTATTTGTCAGTTTGAATACGGGAGTTGTGCAAATTGCACCGAATGATGTGATTCGTACATTAGTAGGATTAGGAGATGAGAGGCAAGAGCTTGTATTATTTGACTTTCGACTGCCACGGATGGTGTTAGCGTTGCTAGTTGGCGCCGGCTTTGGCATTTCCGGCGCCATCTTACAGGGAGTCACGAAAAATGAACTGGCTGACCCTGGTATATTGGGGATCAACACGGGAGCTGGCTTAGCGGTTGTTGTCTATATCTTCTTTTTTCAAAGCTCAATGGCCAGTATCAGTGGACTTGGTGTCTACATTCTTCCGCTATTTGCCTTGATTGGGGCATTCACAGCGGCCATTCTTGTATACTTTTTAGCATGGAAAAAAGGGGTTAATCCTGTACGGCTGATTCTCGTTGGAATCGGTGTCAATGCTGGGTTTAGTGCGGCCCTGATCGTTTTTCAAATTAAAATGAACCCACAAGATTTCACGAAGGCGCTAGTATGGCTGTCCGGGGATATATGGGGATCAAGCTGGAGCTTTGTATTAGCCTTGTTGCCGTGGATTGTAGCCTTGATCATTTACAGCCTATATAAATCCCCAGTCATCAATATCTTAAACTTGGGTGAGCAAATGGCCGTTGGCTTAGGTGCTCGGGTTGAGAGGGAGCGCCGGTTTCTACTATTATTAGCCGTTGCTATAGCGGGATTGTGTGTAGCTGCTGCTGGTGGAATTGCCTTTCTCGGTCTTGTCGCTCCGCACATCGCTCGAAGAATTGTTGGACCTAAACATCAGCAACTCCTTCCGGTCACCGCATTACTAGGTGCCTTGATTTTACTTGTTGCAGACACAATCGGAAAGAATATTATCGCACCAGCAGAGATTCCAGTTGGTATTGTCGTAACCATTGTAAGCACACCTTATTTTATCTATCTGCTCATGAAAACGAACTAA